From Pseudomonas sp. B21-028, one genomic window encodes:
- a CDS encoding protein DnrP: MSAQATCLYCQQANPADDLECRQCGMPLPESTAVATERRLRRFTWFCVGLTIFCIIMFFWLPRDIV, translated from the coding sequence ATGAGCGCCCAGGCTACTTGCTTGTACTGCCAACAGGCCAACCCGGCGGATGACCTCGAGTGTCGCCAGTGCGGCATGCCCCTGCCGGAGAGCACTGCGGTGGCCACGGAACGCCGGCTGCGACGCTTCACCTGGTTTTGTGTCGGATTGACGATTTTCTGCATCATCATGTTCTTCTGGTTGCCCCGCGACATCGTCTGA
- a CDS encoding nitric oxide reductase activation protein NorD, whose translation MAFTLELEEWVGSVWHRFITRRASADFPEARVELSDRQRSLQVLFHATGGARHQGVEAVSDRDLLLRRNLLQQIAGTCKQTPLAWCDADNLRLPASLAAFPDAGLNEELYRWLALLAAQSGPMKHWGRDNQRWTQAVLRRYPALRARYRRLVEAHLSLRPDPAALNRDEALLERALCQALRDPGSVEHFPRSERAAWPLPLWLYPPRHLGNPQAGNLEESEQYLATPPGEQRGGRKRAERIDETTRDGGLLIVRLENLFSWTEHVDLDRWSDDSEDPNAARVAEDLDQLTLSRTRLRKGGGLKLHLDLPPADVDDVPLGEGIRLPEWDYRKQHLQDDFVSLQTFIPRDCQPQPLPSRLRTPAQRLRRQFEHLRNDRQWLRQQTQGSELDLQAWLDFHVERQHGPCSERGLFIEQRQTRRDLACLLLADLSMSTDAHLNDEHRVIDVIRDSLLLFGETLSVLGDDFALYGFSSLRRHHVRIHELKAFNQRYDDHTRGRIQALNPGYYTRMGAAIRQATQRLAGCKRRRKLLLLLSDGKPNDLDLYEGRYGVEDTRQAVLEARRLGLTPFCITIDREAGDYLPYMFGANGYTLIRQPEQLPLRLPQLYRQLTQD comes from the coding sequence ATGGCATTCACCCTCGAACTGGAAGAATGGGTCGGCAGTGTCTGGCACCGCTTCATCACTCGGCGTGCCAGCGCCGATTTTCCCGAGGCACGGGTCGAGCTGAGCGATCGGCAGCGATCCCTGCAGGTGCTGTTTCACGCCACCGGCGGCGCTCGTCACCAGGGGGTGGAGGCGGTCAGTGATCGCGACCTGCTGTTGCGCCGCAACCTGCTCCAGCAGATCGCCGGTACCTGCAAGCAAACGCCATTGGCTTGGTGTGACGCGGACAACCTGCGGCTGCCGGCGAGCCTGGCGGCGTTTCCCGATGCCGGCTTGAACGAAGAGCTGTATCGCTGGCTGGCCTTGCTGGCCGCGCAGTCGGGGCCGATGAAACACTGGGGGCGGGACAATCAGCGTTGGACCCAGGCCGTGTTGCGGCGCTACCCGGCGCTACGTGCTCGTTATCGGCGGCTGGTGGAAGCACACCTGTCCCTGCGTCCCGATCCGGCGGCACTGAATCGCGACGAAGCCTTGCTTGAGCGCGCCCTGTGCCAGGCCTTGCGCGACCCCGGCAGTGTCGAGCATTTCCCTCGCAGCGAACGGGCGGCCTGGCCGTTACCGTTGTGGCTGTATCCGCCCCGGCATCTGGGCAATCCCCAGGCCGGCAACCTTGAGGAATCCGAGCAATACCTGGCGACCCCGCCGGGTGAGCAGCGGGGTGGACGCAAGCGCGCCGAGCGGATCGACGAAACCACCCGTGACGGCGGACTGCTGATCGTTCGCCTGGAAAACCTGTTCAGTTGGACCGAGCATGTGGACCTGGATCGCTGGTCCGACGACAGCGAGGACCCAAACGCTGCACGGGTCGCCGAGGACCTGGACCAGTTGACCCTGTCGCGCACCCGGTTGCGCAAGGGCGGCGGCTTGAAACTGCACCTGGATCTGCCGCCGGCGGATGTGGATGACGTGCCGTTGGGCGAGGGCATCCGGCTGCCGGAATGGGACTATCGCAAGCAACACCTGCAGGACGATTTCGTCAGCCTGCAAACCTTCATTCCCAGGGATTGCCAGCCCCAGCCCCTGCCGTCACGCCTGCGAACGCCGGCCCAGCGCCTGCGCCGCCAGTTCGAACACCTGCGCAACGACCGACAATGGTTGCGCCAGCAAACCCAGGGCTCGGAGCTGGACTTGCAGGCCTGGCTGGATTTCCACGTCGAGCGCCAGCATGGCCCATGCAGCGAGCGCGGCCTGTTCATCGAGCAGCGCCAGACCCGTCGTGACCTGGCTTGCCTGTTGCTGGCCGATCTGTCGATGTCCACCGACGCCCACCTCAACGACGAGCACCGGGTGATTGATGTGATCCGCGACAGCTTGCTGCTGTTCGGTGAAACCCTGTCGGTACTGGGGGACGATTTCGCGTTGTACGGGTTCTCATCGTTGCGCCGCCATCATGTGCGGATACATGAACTCAAGGCCTTCAATCAACGCTACGACGACCACACCCGTGGCCGTATCCAAGCACTCAATCCCGGTTACTACACGCGCATGGGGGCGGCGATCCGCCAGGCCACGCAACGGCTGGCGGGCTGCAAGCGGCGACGCAAACTGCTGTTGTTGCTCAGCGACGGCAAGCCCAACGACCTGGACCTCTACGAAGGACGCTACGGCGTGGAAGACACCCGCCAGGCCGTGCTGGAAGCGAGGCGCCTGGGCTTGACGCCGTTCTGCATCACCATCGATCGCGAAGCGGGGGACTACCTGCCGTACATGTTCGGCGCCAACGGCTACACCTTGATCCGCCAGCCCGAACAGCTGCCGCTGCGTCTGCCGCAGCTGTATCGGCAACTGACCCAGGACTGA
- a CDS encoding cytochrome D1 domain-containing protein, producing the protein MLISHKKSWVLRVTALCTALAAPHAFADQPAAPEQPRMVKTEGAPDLSHADFDAAKEIYFQRCAGCHGVLRKGATGKPLTPDITQARGQAYLEALITYGSAAGMPNWGTSNALTKDQITVMAKFIQHTPPTPPEWGMAQTLKTWKVLVKPEDRPTRQLNSLNLQNLFSVTLRDDGKIALIDGDTKKIVKLIDTGYAVHISRISASGRYLLVIGRDARIDMIDLWPKEPTKVAEIKVGIEARSVETSKFKGYEDKYTIAGSYWPPQFTIMDGETLEPKQIVSTRGMTVDTQQYHPEPRVAAIIASHEWPEFIVNVKETGKVMLVNYQDIKNLTITSIDAAPFLHDGGWDSSHRYFMTAANNSNKVAVIDSKERKLTALVDVGKTPHPGRGANFNHPLYGPVWATSHLGDAGVSMIGTDPVKHPQYAWKQVGSLQGQGGGSLFIKTHPQSRHLYVDTTLSPDAKLSQSVAVFDIDKLDAGYTVLPIAEYAGIKKGALRVVQPEYNKAGDEVWFSVWSGQEDESALVVIDDKTLKVKDVIKDKRLITPTGKFNVYNTQHDIY; encoded by the coding sequence ATGCTGATCAGCCACAAAAAATCGTGGGTCCTGAGGGTCACGGCGCTGTGTACGGCGCTGGCCGCGCCCCACGCCTTCGCCGACCAACCCGCCGCCCCGGAGCAACCGCGCATGGTCAAGACCGAAGGCGCGCCGGACCTGAGCCACGCCGACTTCGACGCGGCCAAGGAAATCTACTTCCAGCGCTGCGCCGGCTGCCACGGCGTACTGCGCAAGGGCGCCACCGGCAAACCGCTGACGCCGGACATCACCCAGGCACGTGGCCAGGCGTACCTGGAAGCGCTGATCACCTACGGCTCGGCCGCCGGCATGCCGAACTGGGGCACCTCCAATGCGTTGACCAAAGACCAGATCACGGTCATGGCCAAGTTCATCCAGCACACCCCGCCAACGCCACCGGAATGGGGCATGGCGCAAACCCTCAAGACCTGGAAAGTGCTGGTCAAGCCTGAGGACCGGCCGACCCGGCAGCTCAATAGCCTCAACCTGCAAAACCTGTTTTCCGTCACCCTGCGCGATGACGGCAAGATTGCCTTGATCGATGGCGACACCAAGAAAATCGTCAAGCTGATCGACACCGGCTACGCGGTACACATTTCCCGCATCTCGGCGTCGGGGCGCTACCTGCTGGTGATCGGCCGGGATGCCAGGATCGACATGATCGACCTGTGGCCTAAAGAGCCGACCAAGGTCGCGGAGATCAAGGTGGGCATCGAAGCCCGCTCGGTGGAAACCTCCAAGTTCAAGGGCTACGAAGACAAGTACACCATCGCCGGTTCCTACTGGCCGCCGCAGTTCACCATCATGGACGGCGAAACCCTGGAGCCGAAACAGATCGTCTCGACCCGGGGCATGACCGTCGACACCCAGCAATACCATCCCGAGCCGCGTGTGGCGGCCATCATCGCCTCCCACGAGTGGCCGGAATTCATCGTCAACGTCAAGGAAACCGGCAAGGTGATGCTGGTCAATTACCAGGACATCAAGAACCTCACCATCACCAGCATCGACGCCGCGCCGTTCCTCCATGACGGCGGTTGGGACAGCAGTCATCGCTACTTCATGACGGCGGCCAACAACTCCAACAAGGTGGCAGTGATCGACTCCAAGGAACGCAAGCTCACCGCCCTGGTGGACGTCGGCAAGACCCCTCATCCGGGGCGCGGCGCCAACTTCAACCATCCGCTGTACGGACCGGTCTGGGCCACCAGCCACCTGGGCGATGCCGGGGTTTCGATGATCGGTACCGACCCGGTCAAGCACCCGCAATATGCCTGGAAACAGGTCGGCTCGCTGCAGGGCCAGGGCGGCGGTTCACTGTTCATCAAGACCCATCCCCAGTCCCGTCACCTGTATGTGGACACCACCTTGAGCCCCGACGCCAAGCTCAGTCAGTCGGTGGCGGTGTTCGACATCGACAAGCTCGACGCCGGCTACACCGTGCTGCCGATTGCCGAGTACGCGGGCATCAAGAAAGGCGCGCTGCGGGTGGTTCAGCCTGAATACAACAAGGCCGGCGACGAGGTCTGGTTTTCGGTCTGGAGCGGCCAGGAGGACGAGTCGGCACTGGTGGTGATCGACGACAAGACCCTCAAGGTCAAGGACGTGATCAAAGACAAGCGCCTGATCACTCCGACCGGGAAATTCAACGTCTACAACACCCAACATGACATCTATTGA
- a CDS encoding cytochrome C oxidase subunit IV family protein, with the protein MSNSHVLILCWMALAVLSGGTVALGQFAGSGVVSVALLSVAVTKAWLIADGFMELRHAPRLWRWLVLSWAVVLATVIATVLLSAP; encoded by the coding sequence GTGTCGAATTCCCATGTTCTGATTCTTTGCTGGATGGCACTGGCGGTGCTGAGCGGCGGCACCGTCGCCCTGGGCCAGTTCGCCGGTTCCGGTGTCGTCTCCGTCGCGCTGCTCAGCGTGGCGGTCACCAAGGCCTGGCTGATCGCCGACGGCTTCATGGAGCTGCGCCATGCGCCGCGATTGTGGCGGTGGTTGGTGTTGAGTTGGGCGGTGGTGCTGGCGACAGTCATCGCAACGGTCCTGCTGTCCGCGCCTTGA
- a CDS encoding CbbQ/NirQ/NorQ/GpvN family protein, whose amino-acid sequence MNLSQISPHPDEPFYQPQDNEQALFEQAWHHGMPVLIKGPTGCGKTRFVQHMAHRLKLPLYTVACHDDLSAADLVGRHLIGAQGTWWQDGPLTRAVREGGICYLDEVVEARQDTAVVLHPLADDRRQLYLERTGEVLQAPRSFMLVVSYNPGYQNLLKGMKPSTRQRFVAMRFGYPAVADEERIVAREAGVNLDLAAQVVRLGQALRRLDQHDLEEVASTRLLIFAARMIGAGMNPRQACLACLAEPLSDDPQTVAALMDVVDVHFG is encoded by the coding sequence ATGAACCTGAGTCAGATCTCCCCCCATCCGGACGAACCTTTCTATCAACCCCAGGACAACGAACAGGCACTGTTCGAACAGGCCTGGCACCACGGCATGCCGGTGCTGATCAAGGGGCCGACGGGCTGTGGCAAGACCCGTTTCGTCCAGCACATGGCTCACCGCTTGAAGCTGCCGCTGTATACCGTGGCGTGCCACGACGACCTGAGCGCCGCCGACCTGGTGGGCCGCCACCTGATCGGTGCCCAGGGCACCTGGTGGCAGGATGGGCCGTTGACCCGGGCGGTGCGCGAGGGTGGCATCTGTTACCTGGACGAGGTGGTCGAGGCGCGGCAAGACACGGCGGTGGTGTTGCATCCGCTGGCCGACGATCGTCGGCAGCTGTACCTGGAACGCACCGGCGAAGTGCTCCAGGCACCTCGTTCCTTCATGCTGGTGGTGTCTTACAACCCCGGTTACCAGAACCTGCTCAAGGGCATGAAGCCCAGCACGCGCCAGCGTTTCGTCGCGATGCGTTTTGGCTATCCGGCCGTGGCGGATGAAGAGCGCATCGTCGCCCGTGAGGCGGGCGTGAACCTGGACCTGGCCGCCCAGGTGGTGCGCCTGGGCCAGGCCCTGCGCCGGCTCGATCAGCACGACCTGGAAGAAGTGGCTTCGACCCGCCTGCTGATTTTCGCCGCGCGCATGATCGGCGCCGGCATGAATCCGCGGCAAGCGTGCCTGGCGTGTCTGGCCGAGCCGTTGAGCGACGATCCGCAGACTGTCGCCGCCTTGATGGATGTGGTCGATGTCCACTTCGGCTGA
- a CDS encoding cytochrome c: MERHSAATWTTALLLAFSACALATPDPQRQAQLQHLLDQDCGACHGLYLTGGLGPPLTRAALAGKPRDNLIATVTQGRPGSAMPGWAPLLGPDDIRWLVDRLLQGKPAP, from the coding sequence ATGGAACGACACAGCGCTGCAACCTGGACGACGGCCCTGCTCCTGGCCTTTTCTGCCTGCGCCCTGGCCACCCCCGATCCCCAGCGCCAGGCCCAATTGCAACACCTGCTGGACCAGGACTGCGGCGCCTGCCACGGCCTGTACCTGACCGGCGGCCTCGGCCCGCCCCTGACCCGTGCCGCCCTGGCCGGAAAACCCCGCGACAACCTCATCGCCACCGTCACCCAAGGCCGCCCCGGCAGTGCCATGCCCGGCTGGGCGCCGCTGCTCGGGCCTGACGACATCCGCTGGCTGGTGGACCGGCTCCTGCAAGGAAAACCCGCCCCATGA
- a CDS encoding c-type cytochrome, whose protein sequence is MKPILIALALTALSSLQPALAEDGPTLFKSKPCAACHAIDTKVVGPALKDVAAKNASVPGAQEVLAKHIKEGTQGNWGPMPMPANPVTEEEAKVLAAWVLSLK, encoded by the coding sequence ATGAAGCCTATTCTGATCGCGTTGGCCCTGACCGCCCTCTCCAGCCTGCAACCGGCGCTGGCCGAGGATGGCCCGACACTGTTCAAGAGCAAACCCTGCGCGGCTTGCCATGCCATCGACACCAAGGTGGTAGGCCCGGCCCTCAAGGACGTCGCGGCGAAAAACGCCAGCGTCCCCGGGGCCCAGGAAGTGCTCGCCAAGCACATCAAGGAAGGGACGCAAGGCAACTGGGGGCCGATGCCGATGCCAGCGAATCCGGTGACCGAAGAGGAAGCCAAGGTTCTGGCGGCATGGGTGTTGAGCCTTAAATAG
- a CDS encoding NnrS family protein codes for MQVLDRRKAMAILPLWRLAFRPFFLAGCVLALCVVPLWLAVFSGRLSAWQPAGGWLAWHRHELLFGFGLAIIAGFLLTAVQTWTGTPGLSGKRLAALALVWLGARLAWLVDAPWPLLAVLEVGFALAVAALMGVTLWCVRQKRNYPIVLVLLLLAAADGLSVYGLVQQDDGMQRQSVLTGLWLVAAMMGLIGGRVIPFFTQRGLGRVEGVAPWPWLDRLLLGGSALVALLYAGGVALSANVWTGLLFAALATGHGVRLIRWHDRDLWRVPLLWSLHLAYAWLALACLGMALWHFGAPLNPSLAVHSLTIGAMAGLILAMIARVSLGHTGRPLEPPLGMTLAFILLNLACLSRVLLVLVFPLGALWLAGLCWTLAFGLYAWRYGPMLCRARVDGHPG; via the coding sequence ATGCAAGTGCTTGACCGTCGCAAGGCCATGGCCATCCTGCCGTTATGGCGCCTGGCGTTCCGGCCGTTTTTCCTCGCCGGCTGCGTGCTTGCGTTGTGTGTCGTGCCGCTGTGGCTGGCGGTGTTCAGCGGGCGGCTGTCGGCCTGGCAACCGGCGGGAGGCTGGTTGGCCTGGCACCGTCATGAGCTGTTGTTCGGTTTCGGCCTGGCGATCATTGCCGGGTTCCTGCTGACGGCGGTGCAGACCTGGACGGGTACGCCGGGGCTCAGCGGCAAGCGCCTGGCGGCATTGGCGCTGGTGTGGCTGGGGGCGCGGCTGGCCTGGCTGGTCGATGCACCCTGGCCGTTGCTGGCGGTACTGGAGGTGGGTTTCGCCCTCGCGGTGGCAGCGTTGATGGGCGTCACGCTATGGTGCGTGCGGCAGAAACGTAATTACCCGATCGTGCTGGTGTTGCTGCTGTTGGCCGCAGCCGATGGGTTGTCGGTGTACGGCCTGGTTCAACAGGATGACGGCATGCAGCGGCAAAGCGTGCTCACCGGCCTGTGGCTGGTGGCGGCGATGATGGGGCTGATCGGTGGACGGGTGATCCCGTTCTTTACCCAGCGCGGACTGGGGCGCGTCGAGGGCGTTGCGCCCTGGCCATGGCTGGATCGACTGCTGTTGGGCGGCTCGGCCCTGGTGGCGCTGCTTTATGCCGGCGGTGTGGCGTTGTCGGCCAATGTCTGGACCGGCCTGTTGTTTGCCGCCCTGGCGACGGGGCATGGGGTTCGCTTGATCCGTTGGCACGATCGGGACTTGTGGCGGGTGCCGCTGCTGTGGTCGTTGCACCTGGCCTACGCCTGGCTGGCGCTGGCGTGCCTGGGCATGGCGCTGTGGCATTTCGGCGCGCCGCTGAACCCGAGCCTGGCGGTGCACAGCCTGACCATTGGCGCCATGGCCGGGCTGATCCTGGCGATGATCGCCCGCGTCAGCCTCGGCCATACCGGGCGTCCCCTGGAGCCGCCACTGGGCATGACCCTGGCGTTCATCCTGCTCAATCTCGCGTGCCTGAGCCGAGTGTTGCTGGTGCTGGTGTTCCCGTTGGGCGCGTTGTGGCTGGCGGGGTTGTGCTGGACGCTGGCGTTCGGACTCTATGCCTGGCGCTATGGGCCAATGCTCTGCCGGGCTCGGGTGGATGGGCA
- a CDS encoding cytochrome c oxidase subunit 3 family protein, with the protein MSTSAEIAVMPRRLPGDLAMWFFILAELSVFALLMLTFAVAQALYPQIFSEGRQLLDRSTGLAMTLSLLTAGLFAALALEQVKLDRPRRSALLLCVALLFASGYVGIKLSEYAHLSASGLGLEHNTFFTLYWILTAFHFLHVLLGMAILGWLAEGCRRSRHGSRQCSGLESGVLYWHMVDLVWVLLFPLVYILD; encoded by the coding sequence ATGTCCACTTCGGCTGAAATCGCAGTCATGCCCCGGCGTCTACCGGGGGATCTGGCGATGTGGTTCTTCATCCTCGCCGAGCTCTCGGTGTTCGCGCTGCTGATGCTGACGTTCGCCGTCGCCCAGGCGTTGTATCCGCAAATCTTCAGCGAAGGCCGGCAGTTGCTGGATCGCTCGACGGGACTGGCGATGACGCTGAGCCTGTTGACTGCCGGGCTGTTCGCCGCACTGGCCCTGGAGCAGGTCAAGCTGGATCGGCCGCGCCGGAGTGCTCTGCTGTTGTGCGTGGCGTTGCTGTTTGCATCGGGCTACGTGGGCATCAAGCTCAGCGAATATGCCCATCTCTCGGCCAGCGGCCTGGGCCTTGAGCACAACACCTTTTTCACCCTGTACTGGATCCTAACCGCGTTCCATTTCCTGCATGTGCTGCTGGGCATGGCGATCCTCGGCTGGCTGGCCGAGGGCTGTCGGCGAAGTCGCCATGGCTCGCGGCAGTGCAGTGGCCTGGAGTCCGGCGTGTTGTATTGGCACATGGTGGACCTGGTGTGGGTGCTGTTGTTTCCGCTGGTCTACATCCTGGATTGA
- a CDS encoding cbb3-type cytochrome c oxidase subunit I — protein MSMANPHLKFASQAVAKPYFVFALMLFLGQVLFGLIMGLQYVVGDFLFPLIPFNVARMVHTNLLIVWLLFGFMGAAYYLIPEEADRELHSPILARVLFWVFAVAGVLTILGYLSVPYATLARITGNDLLPTMGREFLEQPTITKMGIVVVCLGFLYNIGMTLLKGRKTTVSMVMMTGLIGLAVFFLFSFYNPENLARDKYYWWWVVHLWVEGVWELIMGAMLAFVLIKVTGVDREVVEKWLYVIIAMALITGIIGTGHHFFWIGAPEVWLWVGSIFSAMEPLPFLAMVIFAFSMVRNRRRQHPNRAATLWAKGTTVTAFFGAGVWGFLHTLAPVNYYTHGSQLTAAHGHLAFYGAYAMIVMTLISYAMPRLRGLGEAADERSQRLEIWGFWLMTLSMVMITLFLTAAGVVQVWLQRWAADGSALPFMATTDHLRPLFWARLVSGVGFLLGLLCYLLSFRQRGRAAQRIPAAVVSS, from the coding sequence ATGAGCATGGCTAATCCGCATCTGAAATTCGCCTCGCAGGCCGTCGCCAAACCCTACTTCGTGTTTGCCCTGATGCTGTTCCTGGGGCAGGTGTTGTTCGGTTTGATCATGGGGCTGCAATACGTGGTCGGCGACTTCCTGTTCCCGCTGATCCCCTTCAACGTGGCCCGCATGGTCCACACCAACCTGCTGATCGTCTGGCTGCTGTTCGGCTTCATGGGCGCGGCCTACTACCTGATACCAGAGGAGGCCGACCGCGAGCTGCACAGTCCGATATTGGCGCGGGTGCTGTTCTGGGTGTTCGCCGTGGCCGGGGTGCTGACCATCCTGGGTTACCTGTCGGTGCCTTACGCCACCTTGGCCAGGATCACCGGCAATGACCTGCTGCCGACCATGGGACGCGAGTTCCTGGAGCAGCCGACCATCACCAAGATGGGCATCGTGGTGGTATGCCTGGGCTTTCTCTACAACATCGGCATGACCCTGCTCAAAGGGCGCAAGACCACCGTCAGCATGGTGATGATGACCGGCCTGATCGGCCTGGCGGTGTTCTTCCTGTTCTCCTTCTACAACCCGGAAAACCTGGCCCGCGACAAATACTACTGGTGGTGGGTGGTGCACCTTTGGGTCGAAGGTGTCTGGGAGCTGATCATGGGCGCGATGCTGGCCTTCGTGCTGATCAAGGTGACCGGCGTGGACCGGGAAGTGGTGGAGAAATGGCTCTACGTGATCATCGCCATGGCCCTGATCACCGGGATCATCGGCACCGGCCACCACTTCTTCTGGATCGGCGCGCCGGAGGTCTGGCTGTGGGTGGGTTCGATCTTCTCGGCGATGGAGCCGCTGCCGTTCCTGGCGATGGTGATCTTCGCGTTCAGCATGGTGAGGAACCGTCGCCGGCAACACCCGAACCGCGCCGCCACCTTATGGGCCAAGGGCACCACGGTCACCGCGTTCTTCGGCGCGGGGGTATGGGGCTTCCTGCACACCCTGGCTCCCGTCAATTACTACACCCACGGCTCGCAGTTGACGGCAGCCCACGGTCACCTGGCGTTCTACGGGGCCTACGCGATGATCGTGATGACACTGATCAGCTACGCCATGCCCCGTTTGCGCGGTTTGGGCGAGGCAGCGGACGAGCGTTCCCAACGCCTGGAGATCTGGGGCTTCTGGCTGATGACCCTGTCGATGGTGATGATCACCTTGTTCCTCACCGCGGCCGGTGTTGTCCAGGTGTGGTTGCAACGCTGGGCGGCGGACGGCAGTGCCTTGCCGTTCATGGCCACGACCGATCACTTGCGTCCGCTGTTCTGGGCACGGCTGGTCAGCGGCGTTGGCTTCCTGCTGGGGTTGCTCTGCTATCTGTTGAGCTTCAGGCAGCGCGGGCGTGCGGCTCAACGCATTCCGGCAGCGGTGGTGTCTTCGTGA
- a CDS encoding cytochrome c: protein MSDTFTKGMARNIYFGGSVFFFLIFLALTYHTEQTFAERSNQAQLTESVIRGKGVWERNNCIGCHTLLGEGAYFAPELGNVVNRRGGEEAFKPFLQAWMKMQPLGVPGRRAMPQFHLSEQEVDDIAEFLKWSSKINTNGWPPNKEG, encoded by the coding sequence ATGTCAGATACCTTCACCAAAGGCATGGCCAGGAATATTTACTTCGGGGGAAGCGTGTTCTTTTTCCTGATATTCCTGGCCCTGACCTACCACACGGAACAGACCTTTGCGGAGCGCAGCAACCAGGCGCAATTGACCGAATCGGTGATACGCGGCAAGGGCGTCTGGGAGCGCAACAACTGCATCGGCTGCCACACGCTGCTGGGCGAGGGCGCGTACTTCGCGCCGGAGCTGGGCAACGTGGTCAACCGCCGTGGCGGCGAGGAAGCCTTCAAGCCGTTCCTGCAGGCCTGGATGAAAATGCAGCCCCTGGGTGTACCCGGGCGCCGGGCCATGCCGCAGTTCCACTTGAGCGAGCAGGAGGTCGACGACATCGCCGAGTTCCTCAAGTGGAGTTCGAAGATCAATACCAATGGCTGGCCGCCAAACAAGGAGGGCTGA
- a CDS encoding Crp/Fnr family transcriptional regulator, whose product MVLHRVHHQILRSHHLFEPLNDEQLDELMSSSQLLNIDKGDPLFRQGEPAQAFYFVIAGAVKIYRLTPDGQEKVFEVIGERQTFAEAMMLMDTPNYVASADAVCPTQLYRLSNATYMRLLQSNSRLTFALLGKLCVRLHQRVNEIETLSLKNATHRVVRYLLTQLVRLQTVDSQFELPMAKQLIAGHLSIQPETFSRIIRRLIDEKIITQDGRQIAILDRLRLEQFE is encoded by the coding sequence ATGGTGCTCCACCGCGTCCATCACCAGATTCTGCGCAGTCATCATCTGTTCGAACCGCTCAATGACGAACAGCTCGACGAACTGATGAGTTCCAGCCAACTGCTGAACATCGACAAGGGCGACCCGCTGTTTCGCCAGGGGGAGCCGGCGCAAGCGTTTTACTTCGTGATTGCCGGGGCCGTGAAAATCTATCGCCTGACCCCGGACGGTCAGGAGAAGGTGTTCGAGGTGATTGGTGAGCGCCAGACGTTCGCCGAAGCCATGATGCTGATGGATACGCCCAACTACGTCGCGTCCGCCGATGCCGTCTGCCCGACCCAGTTGTATCGCCTCTCCAACGCCACCTACATGCGGCTCTTGCAAAGCAACAGCCGGCTGACCTTTGCCCTGCTCGGCAAGCTCTGCGTGCGCCTGCACCAGCGGGTCAACGAGATCGAAACCCTGTCGCTGAAAAACGCCACTCACCGCGTGGTGCGCTACCTGCTGACGCAACTGGTTCGCCTGCAGACCGTGGACAGCCAGTTCGAACTGCCGATGGCCAAGCAGTTGATTGCCGGCCACCTGTCCATCCAGCCGGAAACCTTTTCGCGGATCATCCGGCGCTTGATCGACGAAAAGATCATCACCCAGGACGGCCGCCAGATCGCCATTCTCGACCGCCTGCGCCTGGAGCAGTTCGAATGA